Within Cydia fagiglandana chromosome 1, ilCydFagi1.1, whole genome shotgun sequence, the genomic segment GACGCGATCAAATCCGCCCCCAAGATTCCTGACCGTTCTTCATGCAGCCAATGGAGACCAGTGGACAAAGATCCCAAAAGCAGTGACCTGAGTTTTAGGTTTAGGCAGCCCTCCCGTGATGATGCGTCAAGACAAAGTCACCATAGTTACCTAGTGAGAGGGCGAGGCCACCAGGCCAGCTGCTCGCGCGTGACGCGCAGCTCGGCGTCGAGGCGGGCCAGCTCCGCGCGCAGCTCGCTCACGACGCCCCGCAGCTCGCTCGTCTCGTCCGCCGCTAACGCCACGCGTGCCGCTAGCGCTGAGCAATCGCGTGCGCAGCGCTCTCTACCACTGCCGGACATGTAGACAAAATGCAACTTTCCATCACATTTTGAAGTAGGTACAAACAGAGCCTTtatgagctggtgtggtgaaaaattttaatggactaaggcccacttgcaacATTTAACATtgcaggtttaaccgcttagccccgggttagtgggatgttgcaagtgggcctaagtaggtatattgtGTATactgaattaaaaaatatatcctgatatttaaaaaggtatttattttatggcTAAGTTCTGTTATGTGTCTCAAATACCTAACCCACCCAATCAGAAATGAGAAGAGGTTTCACTACAGTGCGTTGCTAAGGTATACAGTGTAGTTTTAAACAGTGTATACTCACTCCTTCTCCAGCTTCAGCTGTTCGCTGGTGAGCTCCAGTAGGGCTTGCTTCTCGTCGGCCTCGCGCCGGAGCGCAGCCGCCTCGGCCTCGGCCGCCGCCAGCAGTGCCTCATGTTGTGACAAGTCTGCTTCCATGTGAGATAGCTGAAAAGTGAAGGACACAGAGTTTGAATTTGTTAGATACTTGTTATATAAATTAAGCTACCGTTTGAGGGTGTTCGTCACTCATGCTTAATTGTGACCTAATTAAGGTGGGATGTGAGACGTTGATACCACGTCACGAGTGAAGCTTAGGCGTAGCATACACTAGAAAGGAGTaagtaaaaagaatatttagaGAATCAAGTAAGAAAAAGCTTCAATGTACCTAGTTAGACAGGTTTTTGAATAGCGTGCCTCTGCGCTAGGAGCGCGTTCCAACGACAGTGTGTGTGTTCGCTCACCGCTGCTGTGGCTCGTACGGGCCGAGTTATAGAAGTGACAATAGTTTTCGTCACTAACCCGGGTGTAGGCTCGATCACGCTGAGAGCGTGCTTCTGCGCTGGCAGCGCGTTCCAGCGACAGTGCGTGCTCGCTCACCGCTGCCGCGGCTCTGACGCCTTCCACCTCGTTGCGGCAGTTACGCCATCCTGCATGTCAAACAATAATACAAATATAATACAGTACAAAAGTAGCGGGGTGTACACTGCAGTCAGCTAAATGGAGCACGGGCAGAGATTGCTCTGCCCTTCTgacaaagacatacaaatagGTGGCCTTTCTATCTTTTACAAAGACAGGTACATTTCAAATTGAACCGGTATCGCGTCTGTTGTCTCAATATTGGCAATATCGCATCGGTGGGAGTTAGGGTTACAGTAAGAAACGAGCATAAAACTTAGACAGCATACTTAACAAACATCACGACTGAAatagaaataggtacttaatttagttaCAAGTGCTACCCGGTATCATGTTTCTTTATTATACACTCACCGATGCTCATCTCCGACGCTCGATCTTCCGCGTTACTCAAATCTCTTTCTAAAGCGTTCTTCTCCTGAAACAACAAGCATTTGAGCACTTAGCAAAGGAATTGCTGGTTAGCATTTTAAGTAAGGACTTTCAATCTcaatatatttaggtatagttatttGGCTCACTTTGAGTTTGAGGCCACGCACATGATCAACACGTTATGTAATGGTTtggtattttgaaattagtgATCATtacgttcgttttttttagcattaactagcgtgttcgcgcgaactgtacgtttttctctcctgtgggcaatagttaacagcttgtgggcatgtaagtaatgattttatcatagttctgtaaataaaaggaggaccattttacgtggataagggttaaataagaaaattaatctttatagcccttaattaattaattcaaaattaatcaaaggGTTTCTTCAAGATATTTGGCTTAAATATCGGACACTTTAATAAAATTCACTCATTTGTTAATTCATATCATATATTCATATATTGTATATCCTGTTTTGTGATACTTACTTTCTGATTCTTACTCAATAGTTGACTTACTTTCTCTAAAACGCTTTTTTCCGCCTCTTTATCCCTTAGAAGCTGTTTGAGCCGCTCAAGCTCGCGCATAGCGAGACGGACCTTGCCATTATCAGAGTCAAGCAGGCTCTTTAATGCATGCACTTGGATCCGGAGACGTTCGGAACATGAAATCTGAAATCGGTGAATAAATTAGCAAGTGTGGTTAAACGGTATAAAGTTTAGCTGGTTCCTCTTGAATGCTGGTTGCTCTTGGTTTTTTTGAATGGAATGTTAGGTATATCTGTCCGTGGCAGGATGGCATCGCAGTACTCAAACAGTTGGACAGGTTCagatagatattattaattctTAGATACTTCTGTAAACGGTGTGCTCATATGCCTGCAATGTTCGCGAACTTTTACTAACAAAGATCGGCTGCATCAGCCACTTCGCCACTTGCGAGCACAACATGCGACAGCAACGGAGTTGAGAGCAGTCGCCGGGGCTGAAGTCGGCCGTGGAGTTATGTAGAAATAAGTAAGTGACTAAAAGATTGTTTTAAGCATTTTTGCACCACTTATTCTTGAAAAATGCCTATTCCTTCAAAACAAGATAAGATATAAACCTGAAATTCCAGCGTCTTGCGAAGGCACCGGACCTCGTCGCGCCGCCGTCGCCACGCGCACACCAGCATGAAGCGGCCGATCCTGGCCGCGGCCTGCTCCTCCGCCCCCTCCAAGGGAGCATCCCTTGAGATCTCTTTACTAGTACTGTAAAAAAATGATTATTGAAGGGGAGGGGTAGTAGGGAACACTAGTTTGAGTTTTGAGTCTCAGTCACCTAAGACAGTCTCCGTAATCCGTATAGGTACGTGTAGGTATTTGCAGTCTTATAAAATATGCAAATGTAAAATATTTGTGTAATAATTCTGTCCTATCACTAAACCCTAACATAGTTAATTGTTGCTTAAGTATTAGTTTgtttacctacattaaataCACACCTGACCCCGGAAGGTTCCCTAATGTTTCCTAACCCTTCCTAAATTATAAATACTAGCACGCAATTTTAGCCCTACACACGGAAGCCCTAATTTATGGGGGAATGCCAGGCGAAAAATgtacttaagtacttattttattttaggactGATTTCTTCATTATATTTGATTTAACTGCAAATGCCTTTATACGTTAGCGCCCTTGATAGCTCAGATTTTAAAGACGTAACGATTATTATTATCTCACTGGTTTTAAGGTACCTACAGTAAAATTCCGTGAAATATGACGACTGATAGGTATCAAATGAAGCCTAAATACCTGTCTCGCTTCATCCTCTTCGTAGGCGTCAAGTCCTCCATAGAGACCGCCTTGGGTCCGATTTTGACGGGTCTCACGGGCGTGGAGCGAAGCTCCTCCAAACAGCTGCGGATGCGCGCCAGGTTGGGGCTCTGGCGCTGGCAACGGGTCGTGAACTTGTTCACCGGGACCGAAAACAGTTTGTTCTTGTGCAGAACGCGCTGGTAACGTCTACAATGGAACAtacatctttttttaaatttggtttAGGAAGTCTTAAACAATCAAAGTTAAGACCGACTTGCCCAATAAAATGTTTGCCGCCCGCCACTAATTCTTACACTTGTTATCAGTGTCTAAATCTAATACATATTAAGATTTCGTATTAAAAGGGTTGGATATTAAAATCCTGCGAAGAGTGTGGCTAAGTATTAGGCTCGCGCCTTAACAGTAAGGAATGAAATTTATctcgaaaataatttttaagaaaaaaaaaccgacttctatgggggccggtgaaagattattgtagatggtacactatgtagaaaaggaggtaaaaccacccgcTTTTCTActggcatttcgcttctgtaagggtcgtagtcgtagttctagcctaacctaacccacttctctgatagcagttcggttctgtgaggatcgcagttcaaacctaacctaacccacttaacggcgcatgcggtgcggtgtacgggggtttaagcgggaggggctagtaagattggcatcatcatacttatatacttacacattttatggtaggtaatcatagtggtttatttagttaaggtatcatagtggttttccgggtcaaggtccgggtccgagtctgggtctgagtccgggtccgagtccgggtccgagcccgggttcgagtccaggtccgggtccgggtccgaaccggatccgggtatgagtccggttctgggtccgagtccgggacccagtccaagtcaaaatcgaaattcgtaatcaccaaatgtgtactatgcgttgttgaagagttctattctggtcatcatcagcagttccatttcatcaaatgcgacagtttttaatgtaaatgcttgattttatgatgaaaatacaaaaaaatctatgcgtatgcctttaatatttgaggagttccctcgattccttatggatcccatcatcagaactcgagcttgacaaaaatgtggcttaaaaacttaacttgcttaacaaacataacgaagaggaaaaatcgccaaacgtgaactatgcgtcgttgaagagttctgttctgatcatcatcagcagttccacttcatcaaatgcgacagtttttaatgaaaatgcttaattttctgaggtaaatacaaaaatctctatacgcatgcctttaatatttgaggagttctctcgattccttatggatcccatcatcagaactcgagcttgacaaaaatgtgcattaaaaacttaacttgcttaacaaacataacgaagaggaaaaatctcgaaacgtgaactatgcgtcgttgaagagttctgttctgatcatcatcagcagttccacttcatcaaatgtgacagtttttaaggaaaatgcttaattttctgatgtaaatacaaaaatctctatacgcatgcctttaagatttgaggagttctctcgattcctcatggatcccatcatcagaactcgagcttgacaaaaatgtgcattaaaaactgaacttgcttaacaaacataacgaagaggacaaatcgccaaccgtgaactatgcgtcgttgaggagttccgttctgatcatcatcagcagttccacttcatcaaatgtcactcttttggatgtatatgcttgatatgatgataaaaacccaaaaatcactatatgtatgcctttaagatttgaggagttccctcgattcctcatggaacccatcatcagaactgggttttgacagaaacgggaccaatctgtatgcatatacattgaatcaaaaaaataattttcaaaatcggtccagtaatgacggagatatggagtaacaaacataaaaaaaaaaaaaaaaaacatacaaccgaattgataacctcctcctttgggatttggaagtcggttaatgaCAAATCCTCTAACCACTTACGCAGGCGGTGTGGTCTGCATGGTGCTTCGCTCCCTGGACAATTCTCTCTCGGAAATATCCCCGGCACCGGACCGGCTCACCGGGGCCGGTGTCTCCAGCTTAGAACTCTGCATTTCGACACACTAAGGTTTCAGAGTCACGCAGTTCTGAAAATTCGTAAAACTGTAAATTAAATGCAGTATTGTTTAATGTTATCAGTAAAAAATCGCAGGGAGTCTGTAGCAAAATGTAAGTTTGAGTTATGTCTATTGACAAATTGACAGATTAGTACGCGATTCAATTTGCCGTTTTTAAAATTggaataattttgttttttgatTAGTCCAGGAAGGCGTGCTTAGCTAAATCCCAATAAGGTTTTCTCTTCCaaactgtatttaaaattagaTGGCTATGGCAAAATCTCTTTTTATTCTGTTTGCTGATGCTGATGAGGGCACCCATTAACGCCATGCGAATTCGTTTGACGAGCACGAGCAGCCGAAGACACTGAGCCAGCAGGAGATGCAACCGGCAAATTGcataaacaataacaatatttttattcacaatAAAAGTTTAATAGGCACGTTACAGTGAACCCCGCACTAGGCATGGCCTGTATCGCGGAGGTCATGATCATCGCGAGATGCCAatgataaaaaattataattatattaaacataAGAATAGGAATTATATTAAACATAAGAATAGGAATTAGGAAAGAAAGAGGAGTGTGAACTTGTGTGTTTGAAGCTTGTAGTGAGAAGGGAGCGAAAAGTGTGTGAATGAAATCTAAGAATGTAACgattataaaatttaatttcaattccaGCAATATAAGTTACAATGACCCCATAAACCCCCTATACTTAAGCAGCCCTCGCTATGACATGCCCACTGCTAGCCCCGAGTAATGAGTGGTCCTCGCGTGTGGCGCCGGGCGCGGGCGCGTCAGTGCGTCGCCGAAATATCATTCCACACTGATATTGACCTTACCTTCAGTGGACCTTAATGCAACGAAACAAAGGCTAATAAACTCAGTTTCGTTTCGCTGTTAGTACACGTGCTTTACGAAACTAGTGCTTACCTGAGGGTTTGCTTGGCGTagaatggttttttttttgtttttacgtCCGAGTTGCTAACATATAGGAAAAGGAATTGTATACTAGATATAGGAAAAGCCTAGAAATAagcttttcaccacaccagctcggaaaggcttactttgcacttcaaaaagttcaaaaagttgcattttattcacatgtgaggcaaagtaatcaaatgcaaattttgagttgttttcttatgtttgctggtagaattgacttttaaatgatgattttggatgataagtatttaataacattcatttggatttgatgtggtttgattttgtttgatattttacatataatatttgctttgggttggtgtggtgaaaaattttgtgtttcactcgggggcaaattttgtttcaccctcttgaaaccctcgcaacgctcaagattccatttttcgaaccactcgctacgctcgtggttcaattttggaatctttcgcttgctcgggtatcaatattagcacgagcggttaaacaacaacgttgcccccttgtaaaacaaataactattattaacaACCTGTGAAATCGAAGGTGCCGCGGTGGTTCTGATATGACTCACAATAAGCGAGAACAAACCTACCTAcccataaataattatttaataaagggGAGTAATGCAAGGGTAAAAATAGGTGAATTCATTGCGTAATTTTATTAGCAATGGGGTTGTTGTGCTGTGATATCTATATCGTAACAAAGCATTACGTCAATCTTATCataacaataatatttttgaaCGTATAATTTATTAACTAAACTTTACTAACACATTATTAAAATCGaccaatattattaaaaataatgtataggtacttacctaattagTAAAAGTATAAGGGATCATTGAAATTTAAAAGCTTGTAGTCGTAAATGCTCGACGGCTCGGGTTATGGATGCTACGCCGTAGCGCGTAGCAATGTTCTCCCGGGCGAGCAAAAATCGTCCTAGACGTTGGAATTGTTTTGCCTAGGTGTCCTAGGGACTCCGTACGTAAAGTATGTACTATCCTAGTAAGCAGTAAGTATAGATAGTTCTAGTAAACCTAGTAAGCAGTAGTAAGTATTAGTTATCCttccgatttttttttcttattttgttaatgtatcAATTTAACCGAAAACAAAGTATAAAAAGTAATTGGCTGATATTTTATGCACCTCTTGTAAGGGAAAGGGTGGAAATGGCGGGAAAGGCGCCACACGCGAAAGTTAGCACTGTCGCGACAGCGCGCCAAGTAGTCGGGCGCCAGGTGAGGCGCTCGCTTTGAGCGCTTTTACAACCTGTATCGGACATTTAAATAGGCCTGATACACcggtcaaatcttacaataaaaaaacaatgcgtgatgtagttctgtattttttgtatattgtttatagtccttagaggaatgtgagactatgttttacaagcaaaaaaaagttgtgctctctgcgtaatttgcgaaaaactgcaaaaatttcggacttttttcagattttacagtttcatcataaaactatgggtttttggtcaaaacttgctatgtaatgttgaaagaatattaaatttggaacaatttaagccTACAAACAGCGCCATATGTCAAATAGTTCTTGAGATATGgggctttaaaaaaagggtatttttttccttggaatgaaattacaagtttttcctatattttaagacaaatatcggcacaaccgctcatgctatgatATATATGGCAATGAaagttatagcaaatttaattacctttcatttaagtgctagaaaaagtcagtaagtcttacagtactgaagttatcgtaaaaaaatgaaattgctataatggggaaggcaactaatgtattgttttaggCATTATCAAAATCCCTTCAAAAGGCAGTACCATTGTCGAGAACGCAATCTACGATTATCTTTTACCGGTTTTCCCCGATAGCAGTAGAGCGACGTCggagatcaaccatttttaaaatgcactcaCGCCACTCACCTCTTAAgcacttcattcattcagtaatgaaatcaagacacaatctgtagtttggcttgtttCTCGGCCCCACTTTTTGGTTGTAGCCGTAGATTTCATGATGCCAATTCtgattttacaatttgttatggttttgaacttGTTTTAATACGACCGACCTTGACAATAGTTCACGGTAATCGGCGTGGTGTTAGTGAAACACACTGAAATTACTGGAAGTCATGTCATTAGTATCTAGCTTGCGCTCGCTTATTGGTGCTCTTGAGTGTACTCTGAGTCGTGGTAATGGTAATACAAGATTACGATAAAATcctaaccataacaaattgataCATCAGAATCAGTTACCATTACCCACTCTAGGTATACGTTTGTGTTATAATCCACGGGTCTTAACTGACAATATCCTGTTACTACTAGTCTTTACTAGATAGGTGTATAAACTGACAAACCAAATCATTTATAGAAAAAGAACTGAACGAAACACGTAGGAAAGTATAGATAAGTGTGTGTTAACATGATGTGCCAAGCCGGGCGGATCGCATACATTTGTTTCATATCGGTAAGCTTACATACCGGTTTCTTTAGCCCTTGACTCGTATAAgcgatattaataattaactacAGCATCATGTTAAGTAACTGGCGTGATTGGCGTTGGGCGAGCTTTTATAAGATAATTAAAGAGAATATTAATTAAGTTAAGATTAAGAAACCCGTTTTGAACACCCTAAATCCGAtaaatttccgaatatttttagttaaatgCCTATATCTACAATCCGAAAAAAGTTTCACTTGTATCGTGGTTTCATAAAACCACACAATTACTTGTTTTCTATTGATAAATTGACCCATTtactttccaattatttttattttttactataaatacatttattttatacagtaaATACTACTAGTGAAAGAGGTATTGCTAGTTACAACCCGTGGATTGACAACTCTCTGAGCAGTAGCACCACATTCATTTCAGCCTTAACAACCATTGGaaacttggaggatataaccaacggagacgccatgtctaaaattttcggtacaaaattgtctgccgttttttgcgggggaggggcacatcaaatgtataggtacgtcatgtcagataaacgtcagtccatacatatggttgacatgaggttgaccattggccgcctattttcgacagaggggaacgcctgttaatggcggctccattgttaattactccgagattggaaatgaatttgtaatttattgtgtaaattCGGTAAACCATTGAAGAAGTTTTGATATACTGGTGACATGACAAGACTGAGTCACATACATGCCCTATAACTAAACGTTTACCTAGAGTGGGTAATGTTAGCTGATTCTGATGAATCATTATGTTACGGTTAGGATattatcgtgatcttgtattaCCACGACTCAGAGTTCACTCAAGAGCATCAATAAGCGAGCGCGAGCTAGATACTAATGACATGACTTCCAGTAATTTCAGTGTGTTTCACCAACCCACGCCGATTACCGTGAACTATAATTATTCCCGTCAAGGTCGGTCATATGAAAACAAgttcaaaatcataacaaattgttaaatcggAATCGGCATCGTGGGATCTATGGCTACAAGCAAAAAATGGAGCCGAGaaacaagccaaactacagattgtgtcttgatttcattactgaattgaagtgcttaagagaggggtgcattttaaaaatggttgatctccGACGTCACTCTACTGCTATCGGGGAAAACCGGTAAAAGATAATCGTATATTGCGTTCTCGAcgatggtactgccttttgaagggattttgacaatgccttaaacaatacatcagttgccttccccattatagcaatttcatttttttacgataatttcagtactgtaagacttactgactttttctagcacttaaatgaaaggtaattaaatttgctataacttTATATTCATTGCAATATATatcatagcatgagcggttgtgccgatatttgtcttaaaatataggaaaaacttgtaatttcattccaaggaaaaaaataccctttttttaaagccccatatttcaagaactatttgacatacggcgctgtttatgggcttaaattgttccaaatttaatatactttcaaccttacatagcaagttttgaccaaaaacccatagttttacaataaatctgtaaattctgaaaaaagtctgaaatttttgcagtttttcgcaaattacacagagagcacaacttttttttgcttgcaaaacatagtctcacattcctccaaggactccaaacaatatataaaaaatacagaactacatcacgcattgtttttttaggagATTTTTTTGCAAGATTTGACTGGTCTATGAGGgtttaccgcgaaccacgttcgacgtgttgcctccctgtcacacttacgtacgaattcacaagtgcgacagagaggcaacacgtcgaacgtggttcgcggtaggccctctgaatgTAACCCGATGGTAGGTAAAAAATTCGTTATCTACCTTTCTTATCCTCGAATATGAAAGAGCGATATGTAtgttgtatgttcgcgataaactcacagataaactcaaaaactactgaacgattTTTATGCGGTTTTTGCGGACAGAGTGATTTTTGGGGAAGGTTAaggtgtaggtatattttgCTATTTTTTGTGTATAACCCGTGTGAACCCTttgcgggtcgctagtaataaATACTCAATTTTACCCGCCTAAGCTAAACGAACAGTCAAGGGGGATAAGCTTGCTGAAAATGTTGCAACCAC encodes:
- the LOC134670943 gene encoding LOW QUALITY PROTEIN: ELKS/Rab6-interacting/CAST family member 1-like (The sequence of the model RefSeq protein was modified relative to this genomic sequence to represent the inferred CDS: substituted 1 base at 1 genomic stop codon); the protein is MQSSKLETPAPVSRSGAGDISERELSRERSTMQTTPPARYQRVLHKNKLFSVPVNKFTTRCQRQSPNLARIRSCLEELRSTPVRPVKIGPKAVSMEDLTPTKRMKRDRYLGFIXYLSVISRDAPLEGAEEQAAARIGRFMLVCAWRRRRDEVRCLRKTLEFQISCSERLRIQVHALKSLLDSDNGKVRLAMRELERLKQLLRDKEAEKSVLEKEKNALERDLSNAEDRASEMSIGWRNCRNEVEGVRAAAAVSEHALSLERAASAEARSQRDRAYTRLSHMEADLSQHEALLAAAEAEAAALRREADEKQALLELTSEQLKLEKDGRERCARDCSALAARVALAADETSELRGVVSELRAELARLDAELRVTREQLAWWPRPLTRMMGAARSLLRYPLSVPEAIVWALVPARHGC